A window of Clostridia bacterium contains these coding sequences:
- a CDS encoding cytochrome c biogenesis protein CcdA produces the protein MNTDISAIIVFIQGIISFLSPCVLPLIPVYIVYLAGNMEVSGAKRKNTLLINSIAFIAGFTVIFILMGATAGMIGAFLTRHNEIIRKIGAIVIIILGIHQTGIINIKFLNYEKRADASIGNTAPKVTKSLLIGMAFSFGWTPCIGPILSSVLILAGNQATVVRGAFLLFIYSMGMAIPFFIITFILGTASSRMKSMYRYMDTIKFISGILLIVLGIMVYTNYFFRLASIG, from the coding sequence ATGAATACGGATATATCAGCCATAATTGTGTTTATACAAGGGATAATATCATTTCTATCACCTTGCGTACTTCCCTTGATACCAGTATATATAGTTTATCTCGCAGGCAATATGGAGGTATCAGGTGCAAAAAGGAAAAATACTTTGCTGATCAATTCTATAGCATTTATAGCAGGTTTTACCGTAATTTTTATTTTGATGGGGGCTACTGCAGGGATGATAGGTGCTTTTCTAACTAGACACAATGAGATAATAAGGAAAATAGGGGCAATAGTAATCATCATATTAGGGATACATCAGACCGGTATTATAAATATAAAGTTTCTCAATTACGAAAAAAGGGCTGATGCCTCCATAGGCAATACTGCTCCTAAAGTTACAAAGTCGTTGTTGATAGGGATGGCATTTAGCTTTGGTTGGACCCCGTGTATAGGACCTATATTATCATCAGTCCTGATACTGGCTGGGAATCAGGCAACAGTAGTTAGAGGAGCATTTTTGCTTTTTATATATTCCATGGGGATGGCAATACCCTTTTTTATAATAACTTTTATATTAGGTACTGCATCTTCTAGAATGAAGAGCATGTATAGATATATGGATACAATCAAGTTTATAAGCGGA